Within the Nocardioides humi genome, the region GCCGTCGAAGTCCGACTCGACGCCGGCGGTCACCTCGATCGCGCCCGGGTCGCTGGCCGGGACCGACTCCGGGGCGCCGGTGGCGGACACCTCGCTGTCGTAGCCGCCGGCCACGCCCGCGATCACGTCCCGGACCTCCAGCAGGCCCTCACGCGCGAAGGCACGCTGGTTGAGCACCTGGTTGATGCCGTTCTGCGTCGGCGGGTTGCCGACGGCCTGGCCGCCGCGGAGCCGGTCCGGGTCGGCCGGGTCGAACGGCAGCTCGGCGCCCTGGGTCCACCAGACCTCGGTCATGTACTCGAGGTTGCCGGTCTCCGCACCGGTCTCGGGGTTGGCGATCCGGCTGTCGCGGATCGCCTGGTCGGTCACCGGCGCGCTCTCGCCGCCGGCCTCGTGGTCCTTGTTGTAGGACAGCAGGTGCCCGACCTGGATCTTGCGGGCGAGCCTCTCGGTGCCGCCGGTGTCGCCGCCGGTGTAGTAGCGGACCGGGTTGACCGACTGCGTGCCGGGCTCGCCGGCGGTGACCTTGTACTGCGTCGTGGCGTTGGAGAGCTTCTCCAGGATGCTGCCGTAGAGGTACGACGCGCGCCGCGGCTGGCCGCTGACGAGCGCGTTGTCGCGGATGTGGAGGTAGTTGCCGCTGCCGTTGCTCTGCGTCTGGTCGTTGGTGTTCAGCACGAAGTCGAAGGCGTAGACCTTCTTGATGCCGTACTGGCGCGCGTACTTCTCCGTCTGCTCCACGATCGCCGCCGTGTTGTGGCACCAGGTGCCCCCGAACAGGATCGCGAAGTCGCCGGGCTGGTCGAGCAGGTACTGCAGCTCGGGGTAGGTGATGCTCTGCAGCCGGAAGTCGGACTTGTCGTAGACCGGCTCCCCGGCGGTGCCGACGTTGGGGAGGTCCTCCTCCTCGCTGAAGACCGGGCCACCGTGGGTCAGCTGGTTGGGGTAGCGGGCCGCGTGGCGGCGGTTGTGCTCGCCGGCGAGGAAGTCCCACTGGGTGTCGTCGGTGAGCGCGGTCGCGGTGAGCACGCCGGTGACCTCCGCCTTGAACGCGTCGACCTCGGCCGGGGTGTCGAGGTCGGCGGCGGTCTTGCGCTCGGAGAGCCCCGCGACGATGCGGTTGGTGTCGCCGCCCGCGGCGTCGTACACGAAGAGATAGGGGTAGCCGTCCTCGACCTTCTTGTCGGCGAAGTCCGGGTCGCCCGGGGCCGTCAGCTCGAACGGCGTCTCGGCGTCCTTGCCGAGGTAGTTCTGGACCAGTCTCGTGCCGTACTGGTTGACGAAGTCCTTGCCGGCCTGGTCCAGCGGGAGGCCGCTGGTGTCGAAGATGTTCAGGGTGTCGCCGTCGAGCGCGGGATCGAAGACGAGCACCTGGTCGATGCCGGCGGCCCTGGCCGCGTCGTCGATGAGGCCGATCGTCTGCTGGAGGTAGTCGTCCTCGGCGCCGCCGATCAGGAAGGCGTACTTGCCGGCGGGCTTCCGCAGCAGGTACTCGAACCGCTCGAGGGTGGCCGACTCGAAGACGCTGTCCGGTCCGACGTCGTCGAACGCGGCGCTGAACCAGTCGATGGTGGCGCCGTGGGTCGGCTCCGGGTAGTCGGTGGGGGCCGGGTCCTCGGCGTGGGCCGGGGACGAGATCCCCAGCAGGGGTGACGCCGCCAGCGCGAGGGCCGTGCCGGCCGCCGCGGCGCGCCACGGGAAGGTGCGGTGGTTCATGTTGTTGGGTTCACTTTCCGCTGCCACCATGGGCAGGCCTGATGTGTCGACATCCGTCACGTCCGGTTGCTGGGCTGCCGCATCACTTGCCAGAGCGGGGCGGCAGCCCGGCGCTTCTTCTCGACGTCTCGCCTCTCGGGTGCGCCCGATCACCGCCTCTCCGGACGGCGGGCGGCCCCGAGCGGCCGCGGGTCAGGACGCATGCGGAGCGACCCGGTGGGAGGTCAGCGGCGCACGGCGCGGTCGGCGTCCGCGGAGCACGTGCCATACGAGGGACAGCGCGCCCCCGGCGGCGAGGGCGCCGAGGATCGCCAGGCCGGCGTGGTCGGGAACGGGCGTGGAGCCCTCGCCGGTGCGGGCGATGTCGGCCGCCGCGACGGGCTCGGCCTCGGTCTCGGCAGCGCCGGCGCCGACGGTCACCGGGCTGCTGGAGACCTCGGTCCCCTCGAAGAGCACCACGACCTGGTGCTCCCCGGCCGGGACGCCGGCCGGCACCACGACGTCGGCGCTGAAGCCGCCGTCGTCGTCGGTGTCGACCGAGCCC harbors:
- a CDS encoding Ig-like domain-containing protein translates to MNHRTFPWRAAAAGTALALAASPLLGISSPAHAEDPAPTDYPEPTHGATIDWFSAAFDDVGPDSVFESATLERFEYLLRKPAGKYAFLIGGAEDDYLQQTIGLIDDAARAAGIDQVLVFDPALDGDTLNIFDTSGLPLDQAGKDFVNQYGTRLVQNYLGKDAETPFELTAPGDPDFADKKVEDGYPYLFVYDAAGGDTNRIVAGLSERKTAADLDTPAEVDAFKAEVTGVLTATALTDDTQWDFLAGEHNRRHAARYPNQLTHGGPVFSEEEDLPNVGTAGEPVYDKSDFRLQSITYPELQYLLDQPGDFAILFGGTWCHNTAAIVEQTEKYARQYGIKKVYAFDFVLNTNDQTQSNGSGNYLHIRDNALVSGQPRRASYLYGSILEKLSNATTQYKVTAGEPGTQSVNPVRYYTGGDTGGTERLARKIQVGHLLSYNKDHEAGGESAPVTDQAIRDSRIANPETGAETGNLEYMTEVWWTQGAELPFDPADPDRLRGGQAVGNPPTQNGINQVLNQRAFAREGLLEVRDVIAGVAGGYDSEVSATGAPESVPASDPGAIEVTAGVESDFDGWYSLNGIGGTATPASDEVPLDGTVELYVDDTLIDEAEVGADRTATLSGELPELTQGTHELRYVYSGGNGGLVKGAEHTASLHVVAESSTTTLEAPTTLGFGQGGAATATVTEGASGDVTLNGLPGGPLTVTLASGEATFEIPASLPAGGYELTASYAGDDTYASSVSAPVELTVGKALTIAQAAPVTTTYGQGGALSVTLSSPSGTVTGDVTLTGVGAAQTRPLAGGTATFTVPKDLAVGQYSAKLAFAGDANLNGSQTQVAYTVNPAAPSAVAGKVKKAPTSKKAGKVKVTVAAPAGAAPASGKVKLVLKKGSVKNKVTATLSNGAIKVSVPKLAKGTWQLTVKYVGDSNYTAADSATVKVKVKR